GAGTGGTTCTTTGCGCCGTACTCCAGGCTCCTCTGGGGCGTGGAGGCCCTGCTGGGCATCCCGAACGACCTCTGCGGCGCCCCCGTGGAGATTGCCCGCGCCCTGACGCTGCTCATCTTCGCGGCCACGGCCGCGCGGTTCGCGGTCCACTGCGTCGCCGACTGGCGCCTGCGCCGCCGGTTCCCGGTCTACGGGCCGGACGAGTTCTCCGGGCTGTACGATCTCTATCGCGAGGCCGGAAGGCGGATCGGGACGAGGCGCCTGCCGCCGCTGCACCGGCACGCGGACGAGGGCCCGCTGGCATTCACCACGGGGTGCTTTCGGCCCGCCGTCTTCCTGGCACCCGCCCTGATCCGCTCGCTGGCGCCGGACGAGCTTCGTGCGGTGCTGGTGCACGAGCTCGTCCACGTGCGGCAGCGCGACAACCTGCGTGCCTGGCTGGGCAGCCTCGTGTCCATGGGCGCCCTCGTGGTGCTCCTGCAGGGCGCGGCGCTGTACGTGATGTTCTACCAGATGGAGCTGCGCTTCGGCTTCGCCCAGGCTGGCGTGCTCGCCGCGGCGGTGCTCGCCCTGCTCTGGACCTTCCGGTCCGTCGTCTGGCCCAGGATGGTCTTTGGGCGCGAGCTCTCCTGCGACGAACGCGTGGTGGAGGCGGTGCAGAACCCGCTGGTGGTCGCCGCCGCGCTGGTGCAGGTGTGGCGCCTGCAGCGGGCGCTCCCCCGACGGCCGCGGGCGCGCTGGATCCATGCCCACCCCCTGGTCCGGAGCCGCCCGAGCGTAGAGGAGCGCGTGCGGCGCCTGATGGATTATCGGCCCGACCGGCGCCGCACCTGGCTCACCACGGCGCGCCGGGGGCTGGCCGTGGCGGCGCTGGTGTGGACGTCGCTGTTCCTCTGGACCTACCACACCTCCGACCTGAGCGCCGAACTGCGCGCGCAGATTCGCGAGAGCGCGCCCGAGCTCGGCCGGACGCGCCCGGAGCTTCCCGGGACCGCGCCCGCGCTCGGCCGGCCGCGCCGGTAGCCGCATCCGCCGGCTGAAGCTGGCGGAGCGGCTCCGTCCGCCCTTTTCTACTACACAGAGTAGTATGCAATCGACGAGGATCTGCAGCATGAAAGAGCGCATCAGACGGGGGACGATCCGCTTCGTGGCGGGCTGCACCGCGTCAGCCCAGACCCCTCTGTACGTCCGCGCAGCGCTGTGCGCGCTCATCGGCGCGCTCGCCGCCGGTGGGACGGCGGGGACGGCGGATGCCCAGCTGGTTCCCCGGCCGGCGAGCGCCGTCGCGCGCGCGACCGCGGACCAGCCCGTCGAGATCGAGCTGCGGAGCGCGGTCCGGGCGGTGGCGCCGGGGGACACGATTCCGGTGTCGATCCGGCTGCGCCCGAACCCGGGGTGGCACACCTACTGGCGCCACGCCGGCGACGTGGGCAGCGCGCCGGTCGTCACCTGGCGCCTGCCGGAGGGCGTGACGGCCGCGCCGCTGCGGTGGCCCGCGCCCGAGCGGATGGAGGCGCCGCCGCTCGCGTCGTACGGCTACAAGGGGGAGGTGCACCTCCTGGG
This region of Longimicrobium sp. genomic DNA includes:
- a CDS encoding M48 family metalloprotease, producing MFEWFFAPYSRLLWGVEALLGIPNDLCGAPVEIARALTLLIFAATAARFAVHCVADWRLRRRFPVYGPDEFSGLYDLYREAGRRIGTRRLPPLHRHADEGPLAFTTGCFRPAVFLAPALIRSLAPDELRAVLVHELVHVRQRDNLRAWLGSLVSMGALVVLLQGAALYVMFYQMELRFGFAQAGVLAAAVLALLWTFRSVVWPRMVFGRELSCDERVVEAVQNPLVVAAALVQVWRLQRALPRRPRARWIHAHPLVRSRPSVEERVRRLMDYRPDRRRTWLTTARRGLAVAALVWTSLFLWTYHTSDLSAELRAQIRESAPELGRTRPELPGTAPALGRPRR